Proteins found in one Alicyclobacillus cycloheptanicus genomic segment:
- a CDS encoding mannosyltransferase family protein, with product MNFPVEAAVYEPPKSTAPKTNPRAAVQRIGQLTVGLAAMQQLLMLCVGIVIDHFQHHRILWRGLFIQNLSQWDSGWLLQIAQHGYTDIAHTAFFPLYPALIWLLHLATGIGDTVCGLLLSLASFLVALFVFGLWANQQFGWRTAWLGMTLLALFPTAFFFRAVYTESLFLALSVLGVYASSRGRFGTAGLCVGLAALTRNTGIFLTVILLFDYVADRGIGWRWWTRAWWAGLNLRALRLAVPVVCLAAYLVWLKVHTGYYLAFTHAEKLWNRTYMAPWETLWRALVQLTHPHGGALLPYHALEFLCWLLLLLGFLAGLRFARSSAHQRGTLIYFLAFLCIVTATPAGTGPGQQNWDYLLSVPRFDLAMYPMFAYLAHRLRSRTACVCAVAVSVLAFCVVYGSFCAGSFIA from the coding sequence ATGAATTTTCCAGTGGAAGCCGCGGTCTACGAACCGCCGAAATCGACAGCGCCCAAGACAAACCCAAGGGCGGCGGTCCAACGCATCGGACAGCTGACGGTCGGGCTTGCGGCGATGCAACAGCTGCTCATGCTCTGCGTTGGCATCGTGATCGACCATTTTCAACATCACCGCATCCTGTGGCGAGGGCTGTTCATCCAGAATTTGTCGCAGTGGGACAGCGGGTGGCTGCTTCAGATTGCTCAGCACGGCTATACCGATATCGCGCACACGGCTTTCTTTCCGCTATACCCTGCGCTCATCTGGCTGCTGCACCTGGCGACGGGCATCGGCGATACGGTCTGCGGACTGCTCCTTTCGCTCGCGTCTTTTCTTGTTGCGCTGTTTGTTTTCGGCCTCTGGGCGAATCAACAATTTGGCTGGCGCACCGCTTGGCTCGGCATGACGCTGCTGGCGCTGTTTCCGACAGCCTTCTTTTTCCGCGCCGTTTACACAGAGTCGCTGTTTTTGGCGCTGTCTGTCCTCGGCGTCTACGCGTCCAGCCGAGGGCGCTTCGGAACCGCAGGGCTCTGCGTTGGACTCGCTGCGCTGACACGCAACACGGGGATTTTTCTGACGGTCATTTTGCTGTTCGACTATGTGGCTGACAGAGGGATCGGCTGGCGGTGGTGGACACGCGCCTGGTGGGCCGGCCTCAATCTGCGCGCGTTGCGTTTGGCGGTTCCGGTGGTATGCCTTGCCGCCTACCTGGTCTGGCTGAAAGTGCACACGGGCTACTACCTGGCCTTTACGCATGCGGAAAAGCTGTGGAACCGCACCTACATGGCACCGTGGGAGACGCTGTGGCGTGCGCTGGTCCAGTTGACGCATCCGCACGGGGGAGCACTCCTGCCGTACCACGCACTCGAGTTCCTGTGCTGGCTGCTGTTGCTGCTGGGGTTCCTGGCGGGGCTTCGCTTTGCCCGGTCTTCGGCACACCAGCGCGGAACCCTCATCTACTTCCTGGCCTTTCTTTGCATCGTGACCGCTACGCCCGCCGGCACGGGACCCGGCCAGCAGAATTGGGACTACCTGCTCAGTGTTCCGAGATTCGACCTGGCGATGTACCCGATGTTCGCCTATCTCGCGCACCGGCTTCGTTCACGCACCGCGTGTGTCTGTGCTGTCGCTGTCAGTGTCCTCGCATTCTGCGTCGTGTATGGTTCGTTTTGTGCGGGGAGTTTTATCGCGTAA